Proteins found in one Cardiocondyla obscurior isolate alpha-2009 linkage group LG03, Cobs3.1, whole genome shotgun sequence genomic segment:
- the LOC139113795 gene encoding cytospin-A isoform X2, with product MIRQFLDALGGNSARSGMSVGSGGRAPFNKRTAQNIQSPRKSTKSQAKPAEPAAPSSKAAPSAGRKRDPVASLFNARRPARRIVQEDKATKSRDQRLKGQPSQQQSASQQQQQQQSASLRQVPSASSLEAKSDVSPTGNNWAGSLGSKEPARSKVTTAPKGPAKVSKMQELEREVEALRKDRSRLEANLRDAVSDVQNLREVHAELTAFKEQHRLELERLTEENEALRARLRDVAHSPLSDSEKQQLLLDASRLHNSAPASIAIPQDDGSTHNTSTPQDGAQCTTPDWDKHSSSSLSEVSVACLQDRILQMEETHYSTNEELQATIQELSDLQAQLLELQAVNERLTEEKGVLLESLCRQTEKLEECRAKVDTLQALLLTEEQPQEASKGYNTEREQKLVDLLKSAQEERETLLQKQEELTSELKNLRASADANVVETERLTKCVQLLEATVEGANNERKQLDMELAEARQEGANRSIEISRLATLLENARAKIEELEQSRQLENKSEADELLDAARREKDTLETQAAALQEQLARSHCDHDRLRDQYSQLQEEYKVARNNAKSAIDDLEYRLNQLKDERLSVSTELQLVRDSLAELQTQCQRHLEDKRELKAALSEAQRREREAQTHQYELERALAEERKLRQEESAEWEQFQTDLLMTVRVANDFKTEAQSELERVVMENKTQRDKLRALEAQLDKLNKDSTVVNCKTLDVTNEDKEEMASVLLKRGRMLKKRYDSRKHALRNNLFKATMNVWDSRKSKLKEVSPVTRDKFSLPNNNLTITDGKPALKEPIKLEDKLISGEEIKFCSAYGIGTRHSDCTDCTDAQKTVEHLVNEDLKQSKVSTDESSKIYLNDFKPGQDSHSPSDKSSIITEDYPKLYITVTNTSNKDAKARSSLLKNIRSIQNANGGSYGINISNSRFFVPKDYIFSGVETAMNDLKFEVDPEMGRLLQRSYSSPEERLPILTNIIDVDLSSLDNTTMTAEAPAAPSNSIKRADSDRIVKALSDSSVCKKSKESDKNEKKQTFLKKCESKSNEVIDSILNETILKSKSESQIRNYAELLDNFSDSKMHENEEKGQGKRYEDHRSSLLEAAHLKDERTKDVYNIDDDQITKIVDMLEESEASSKINENSEIKPKSTTDVNTECEEVKNSHVLLNAPPIKRKSYPFLTPSEIVYNSRYPSSIPIVSSGTSGQILNVLSRKEIKTSEPMGSVNQEEQSETSACNEQESRSSNEINRLNRTSLQSSTQINETNSQIEKKMPFEENKVCTTIEKPKVLQSNTDLKSDQPPSLGRTSSLREKFETIVEDVELRTLPGRRPQISDTCDPNQKVIQQPPARPASTPTETQQSVLTSVQQEIAARRKANISRQDSRLSVKCLIESIENATKQAKAGPGSRSSSTSSLNSIGTDIMSLKTPLRDQQQINNLICTANSTNNNKTQSTITKKPVSETKSTPVVLSPGELLDSAALNAKAIDFVRRNSVTDLSERKDPLCGLVKNGGSRRNALLKWCQNKTIGYRNIDITNFSSSWNDGLALCAILHSYLPRKIPYDTLTPVEKRRNFSIAFSAAESVGIPTTLNIGEMCQLERPDWQQVMTYVTSIYKHFET from the exons AGGACAGCCTAGCCAGCAGCAATCGGCAtcgcaacagcagcagcagcagcagtcGGCGTCGCTGCGCCAAGTGCCGAGTGCCTCCTCGCTGGAGGCGAAAAGCGACGTATCGCCGACCGGGAACAACTGGGCCGGCTCCCTGGGCAGCAAGGAGCCGGCCAGGTCCAAGGTGACGACCGCGCCGAAGGGTCCAGCCAAGGTCTCCAAGATGCAGGAGCTGGAACGGGAGGTTGAGGCCCTGCGGAAAGATCGCTCGCGTCTCGAGGCGAACTTACGGGACGCGGTCTCCGATGTTCAGAATCTGCGCGAGGTCCACGCCGAGCTGACCGCCTTCAAG GAACAGCATCGTCTGGAGCTAGAGCGCCTTACCGAAGAGAACGAAGCTCTTCGCGCTCGTCTCAGAGACGTGGCCCATTCTCCGCTGTCCGATTCGGAAAAACAACAACTGTTGCTAGATGCCTCGAGGCTTCACAACTCTGCCCCAGCGTCCATCGCCATTCCTCAGGATGATGGATCCACGCACAATACCAGTACACCTCAAGATGGTGCTCAGTGCACCACGCCGGACTGGGACAAGCACTCCTCCAGCTCACTGTCCGAGGTTTCGGTTGCATGCTTACAGGATAGGATTTTACAAATGGAGGAGACGCATTATTCCACGAATGAAGAATTACAGGCAACGATTCAGGAATTAAGTGACTTACag GCACAACTGCTCGAACTACAAGCGGTTAACGAAAGGCTAACTGAGGAAAAAGGAGTTCTTTTGGAATCTTTATGCCGTCAGACGGAAAAATTAGAAGAGTGTCGTGCTAAGGTTGATACCTTGCAAGCACTGCTTTTGACGGAAGAACAGCCACAGGAAGCATCTAAAGGTTACAATACGGAAAGGGAACAGAAACTTGTAGATCTTTTAAAA AGTGCGCAAGAGGAACGTGAGACTCTCCTTCAAAAGCAAGAAGAGTTAACCAGtgaattaaagaatttaagaGCAAGTGCTGATGCTAATGTGGTTGAAACTGAGCGTTTGACAAAATGCGTCCAATTATTAGAAGCGACAGTAGAAGGAGCGAACAACGAACGAAAGCAGTTGGATATGGAGTTAGCGGAAGCCAGGCAGGAGGGCGCGAATCGTAGTATAGAGATCAGTAGACTGGCGACTTTACTGGAAAACGCGCGAGCAAAGATCGAGGAGCTGGAGCAATCGAGGCAGCTAGAGAATAAAAGCGAGGCGGATGAACTGCTAGATGCGGCTAGAAGAGAAAAGGATACGCTCGAAACCCAAGCGGCAGCATTACAGGAACAATTGGCGCGCTCCCATTGCGACCATGATCGATTGAGGGATCAATACTCGCAGCTTCAAGAAGAATATAAA gtGGCCcgaaataatgcaaaatcAGCAATAGACGACTTGGAATACAGGTTGAATCAGTTAAAAGATGAGCGGCTGTCTGTGAGCACAGAACTGCAACTTGTTCGAGACTCCTTGGCGGAGTTGCAGACGCAGTGCCAACGACATCTAGAAGATAAACGAGAGCTGAAAGCTGCATTGAGCGAAGCACAACGAAGAGAACGCGAAGCGCAAACTCATCAGTACGAATTAGAGCGCGCGTTAGCCGAGGAACGTAAGTTAAGACAAGAAGAGAGCGCAGAATGGGAGCAGTTCCAAACGGATTTACTTATGACTGTGCGAGTTGCCAACGATTTTAAAACCGAGGCCCAGAGCGAATTGGAACGCGTGGTCATGGAGAACAAGACGCAGAGAGATAAGCTAAGAGCGCTGGAGGCACAACTCGACAAACTTAATAAAG ATAGCACTGTAGTGAATTGCAAGACACTTGATGTCACTAATGAGGATAAAGAAGAAATGGCAAGCGTTTTACTAAAGCGTGGCCGGATGCTAAAGAAGCGTTACGACTCGAGAAAGCACGCGTTACGAAATAACTTATTTAAGGCAACGATGAACGTTTGGGACTCACGTAAATCGAAACTCAAGGAGGTCAGTCCTGTTACTCGAGACAAATTCAGTTTGCCGAATAATAATCTGACCATCACAGATGGTAAACCAGCACTTAAAGAACCTATTAAATTGGAAGACAAATTGATTTCTGGCGAGGAGATTAAATTCTGTTCTGCATATGGTATTGGCACGCGGCATTCTGACTGCACAGATTGTACAGATGCACAGAAAACGGTTGAACATTTAGTAAATGAAGATTTGAAACAATCAAAAGTTTCAACAGATGAATCGtcaaagatttatttaaatgactTTAAACCTGGCCAAGATTCTCACAGTCCATCCGATAAGTCTTCAATAATTACGGAAGATTATCCAAAGTTGTACATTACTGTTACAAATACATCGAATAAAGATGCGAAAGCCAGAAGttccttattaaaaaatattcgtagCATTCAAAATGCCAACGGAGGCTCATAtggtattaatatttcaaatagtCGATTCTTCGTACCGAAAGATTACATATTTTCTGGTGTCGAAACCGCGATGAATGATCTGAAATTTGAGGTTGATCCGGAAATGGGGAGACTGTTGCAGAGAAGTTACAGCAGTCCAGAAGAGCGTTTACCTATTTTAACTAACATCATTGATGTCGATTTGTCGTCTTTAGATAATACAACAATGACAGCTGAAGCTCCAGCTGCGCCAAGTAATTCGATAAAACGTGCAGATTCCGATAGGATTGTAAAAGCACTTTCTGATTCGTCCGTGTGTAAGAAATCAAAAGAAAGTGATAAAAATGAGAAGAAACAAACATTTCTGAAAAAATGTGAATCAAAATCAAACGAGGTAAttgattctattttaaatgaaacAATTTTGAAATCAAAATCAGAATCCCAAATTAGAAATTATGCCgaattattagataatttttctGATAGCAAAATGCAcgaaaatgaagaaaaaggaCAAGGGAAAAGATATGAGGATCATAGATCTTCTCTATTAGAAGCAGCTCATTTAAAAGACGAAAGAACAAAGGATGTCTATAACATTGATGATGACCAAATTACGAAAATTGTTGATATGCTTgaagaatcagaagcatcaagtaaaattaatgaaaatagtGAAATAAAACCAAAATCAACGACAGATGTAAATACCGAATGTgaagaagtaaaaaattctcatgttttattaaatgctcCTCCAATAAAGCGAAAATCTTATCCATTTTTAACTCCGTCTGAAATTGTATACAATTCAAGATATCCATCATCGATTCCAATTGTTTCATCAGGCACGTCAggacaaattttaaatgttctgtcgagaaaagaaataaaaacttcgGAACCAATGGGTTCTGTCAACCAGGAAGAACAATCTGAAACATCGGCGTGCAACGAACAAGAATCGAGGAGTTCGAATGAAATAAATCGATTGAATCGCACAAGCCTGCAAAGCAGTACACAAATAAACGAGACTAATTCTCAAATCGAAAAGAAGATGCCtttcgaagaaaataaagtttgCACCACGATCGAGAAACCTAAAGTATTGCAAAGTAATACGGATTTAAAATCGGATCAACCTCCTTCGTTAGGACGAACATCATCCTTAAGAGAAAAGTTTGAGACGATCGTAGAGGACGTGGAATTGAGAACGCTGCCGGGACGGCGCCCGCAAATAAGTGATACTTGCGACC ctAATCAAAAAGTAATACAACAACCGCCTGCGAGGCCGGCCAGCACACCAACGGAGACTCAGCAATCCGTATTGACGAGCGTGCAACAAGAGATTGCTGCTCGCAGAAAAGCAAACATCTCGCGTCAAGATTCGAGGCTTTCTGTCAAGTGTTTGATTGAGAGTATTGAAAATGCAACGAAACAGGCGAAAGCTG GACCTGGAAGTCGTAGCAGCTCTACATCGTCTTTAAATTCGATAGGAACAGATATTATGTCTTTAAAGACTCCCCTCAGAGATCAACAgcaaattaacaatttaatctGCACAGCAAATTCGACGAATAACAATAAAACACAATCTACAATCACAAAGAAACCTGTGTCAg AAACAAAATCAACGCCTGTGGTTTTGAGTCCCGGTGAATTGTTGGATTCAGCCGCTTTAAATGCAAAGGCAATTGATTTCGTGCGTCGGAACAGCGTTACTGATTTATCAGAGCGCAAAGATCCTCTGTGCGGTTTAGTCAAGAACGGTGGATCCAGACGTAACGCCTTGCTCAAGTGGTgtcaaaataaaacaataggCTACCGAAATATCGATATAACTAACTTCAGCAGTTCCTGGAATGACGGCCTAGCATTGTGCGCGATTCTGCATTCTTATCTACCGCGAAAGATACCGTACGATACGTTGACGCCAGTTGAGAAGCGGAGGAATTTTTCGATCGCTTTTTCTGCCGCTGAAAGCGTTGGCATACCAACTACTTTg AACATTGGTGAAATGTGTCAACTTGAACGACCTGATTGGCAACAAGTCATGACGTACGTGACCAGCATTTACAAACACTTCGAAACGTAA
- the LOC139113795 gene encoding cytospin-A isoform X4 gives MKKRCFSSPTEQHRLELERLTEENEALRARLRDVAHSPLSDSEKQQLLLDASRLHNSAPASIAIPQDDGSTHNTSTPQDGAQCTTPDWDKHSSSSLSEVSVACLQDRILQMEETHYSTNEELQATIQELSDLQAQLLELQAVNERLTEEKGVLLESLCRQTEKLEECRAKVDTLQALLLTEEQPQEASKGYNTEREQKLVDLLKSAQEERETLLQKQEELTSELKNLRASADANVVETERLTKCVQLLEATVEGANNERKQLDMELAEARQEGANRSIEISRLATLLENARAKIEELEQSRQLENKSEADELLDAARREKDTLETQAAALQEQLARSHCDHDRLRDQYSQLQEEYKVARNNAKSAIDDLEYRLNQLKDERLSVSTELQLVRDSLAELQTQCQRHLEDKRELKAALSEAQRREREAQTHQYELERALAEERKLRQEESAEWEQFQTDLLMTVRVANDFKTEAQSELERVVMENKTQRDKLRALEAQLDKLNKDSTVVNCKTLDVTNEDKEEMASVLLKRGRMLKKRYDSRKHALRNNLFKATMNVWDSRKSKLKEVSPVTRDKFSLPNNNLTITDGKPALKEPIKLEDKLISGEEIKFCSAYGIGTRHSDCTDCTDAQKTVEHLVNEDLKQSKVSTDESSKIYLNDFKPGQDSHSPSDKSSIITEDYPKLYITVTNTSNKDAKARSSLLKNIRSIQNANGGSYGINISNSRFFVPKDYIFSGVETAMNDLKFEVDPEMGRLLQRSYSSPEERLPILTNIIDVDLSSLDNTTMTAEAPAAPSNSIKRADSDRIVKALSDSSVCKKSKESDKNEKKQTFLKKCESKSNEVIDSILNETILKSKSESQIRNYAELLDNFSDSKMHENEEKGQGKRYEDHRSSLLEAAHLKDERTKDVYNIDDDQITKIVDMLEESEASSKINENSEIKPKSTTDVNTECEEVKNSHVLLNAPPIKRKSYPFLTPSEIVYNSRYPSSIPIVSSGTSGQILNVLSRKEIKTSEPMGSVNQEEQSETSACNEQESRSSNEINRLNRTSLQSSTQINETNSQIEKKMPFEENKVCTTIEKPKVLQSNTDLKSDQPPSLGRTSSLREKFETIVEDVELRTLPGRRPQISDTCDPNQKVIQQPPARPASTPTETQQSVLTSVQQEIAARRKANISRQDSRLSVKCLIESIENATKQAKAGPGSRSSSTSSLNSIGTDIMSLKTPLRDQQQINNLICTANSTNNNKTQSTITKKPVSETKSTPVVLSPGELLDSAALNAKAIDFVRRNSVTDLSERKDPLCGLVKNGGSRRNALLKWCQNKTIGYRNIDITNFSSSWNDGLALCAILHSYLPRKIPYDTLTPVEKRRNFSIAFSAAESVGIPTTLNIGEMCQLERPDWQQVMTYVTSIYKHFET, from the exons ATGAAAAAACGTTGCTTCTCGTCGCCCACG GAACAGCATCGTCTGGAGCTAGAGCGCCTTACCGAAGAGAACGAAGCTCTTCGCGCTCGTCTCAGAGACGTGGCCCATTCTCCGCTGTCCGATTCGGAAAAACAACAACTGTTGCTAGATGCCTCGAGGCTTCACAACTCTGCCCCAGCGTCCATCGCCATTCCTCAGGATGATGGATCCACGCACAATACCAGTACACCTCAAGATGGTGCTCAGTGCACCACGCCGGACTGGGACAAGCACTCCTCCAGCTCACTGTCCGAGGTTTCGGTTGCATGCTTACAGGATAGGATTTTACAAATGGAGGAGACGCATTATTCCACGAATGAAGAATTACAGGCAACGATTCAGGAATTAAGTGACTTACag GCACAACTGCTCGAACTACAAGCGGTTAACGAAAGGCTAACTGAGGAAAAAGGAGTTCTTTTGGAATCTTTATGCCGTCAGACGGAAAAATTAGAAGAGTGTCGTGCTAAGGTTGATACCTTGCAAGCACTGCTTTTGACGGAAGAACAGCCACAGGAAGCATCTAAAGGTTACAATACGGAAAGGGAACAGAAACTTGTAGATCTTTTAAAA AGTGCGCAAGAGGAACGTGAGACTCTCCTTCAAAAGCAAGAAGAGTTAACCAGtgaattaaagaatttaagaGCAAGTGCTGATGCTAATGTGGTTGAAACTGAGCGTTTGACAAAATGCGTCCAATTATTAGAAGCGACAGTAGAAGGAGCGAACAACGAACGAAAGCAGTTGGATATGGAGTTAGCGGAAGCCAGGCAGGAGGGCGCGAATCGTAGTATAGAGATCAGTAGACTGGCGACTTTACTGGAAAACGCGCGAGCAAAGATCGAGGAGCTGGAGCAATCGAGGCAGCTAGAGAATAAAAGCGAGGCGGATGAACTGCTAGATGCGGCTAGAAGAGAAAAGGATACGCTCGAAACCCAAGCGGCAGCATTACAGGAACAATTGGCGCGCTCCCATTGCGACCATGATCGATTGAGGGATCAATACTCGCAGCTTCAAGAAGAATATAAA gtGGCCcgaaataatgcaaaatcAGCAATAGACGACTTGGAATACAGGTTGAATCAGTTAAAAGATGAGCGGCTGTCTGTGAGCACAGAACTGCAACTTGTTCGAGACTCCTTGGCGGAGTTGCAGACGCAGTGCCAACGACATCTAGAAGATAAACGAGAGCTGAAAGCTGCATTGAGCGAAGCACAACGAAGAGAACGCGAAGCGCAAACTCATCAGTACGAATTAGAGCGCGCGTTAGCCGAGGAACGTAAGTTAAGACAAGAAGAGAGCGCAGAATGGGAGCAGTTCCAAACGGATTTACTTATGACTGTGCGAGTTGCCAACGATTTTAAAACCGAGGCCCAGAGCGAATTGGAACGCGTGGTCATGGAGAACAAGACGCAGAGAGATAAGCTAAGAGCGCTGGAGGCACAACTCGACAAACTTAATAAAG ATAGCACTGTAGTGAATTGCAAGACACTTGATGTCACTAATGAGGATAAAGAAGAAATGGCAAGCGTTTTACTAAAGCGTGGCCGGATGCTAAAGAAGCGTTACGACTCGAGAAAGCACGCGTTACGAAATAACTTATTTAAGGCAACGATGAACGTTTGGGACTCACGTAAATCGAAACTCAAGGAGGTCAGTCCTGTTACTCGAGACAAATTCAGTTTGCCGAATAATAATCTGACCATCACAGATGGTAAACCAGCACTTAAAGAACCTATTAAATTGGAAGACAAATTGATTTCTGGCGAGGAGATTAAATTCTGTTCTGCATATGGTATTGGCACGCGGCATTCTGACTGCACAGATTGTACAGATGCACAGAAAACGGTTGAACATTTAGTAAATGAAGATTTGAAACAATCAAAAGTTTCAACAGATGAATCGtcaaagatttatttaaatgactTTAAACCTGGCCAAGATTCTCACAGTCCATCCGATAAGTCTTCAATAATTACGGAAGATTATCCAAAGTTGTACATTACTGTTACAAATACATCGAATAAAGATGCGAAAGCCAGAAGttccttattaaaaaatattcgtagCATTCAAAATGCCAACGGAGGCTCATAtggtattaatatttcaaatagtCGATTCTTCGTACCGAAAGATTACATATTTTCTGGTGTCGAAACCGCGATGAATGATCTGAAATTTGAGGTTGATCCGGAAATGGGGAGACTGTTGCAGAGAAGTTACAGCAGTCCAGAAGAGCGTTTACCTATTTTAACTAACATCATTGATGTCGATTTGTCGTCTTTAGATAATACAACAATGACAGCTGAAGCTCCAGCTGCGCCAAGTAATTCGATAAAACGTGCAGATTCCGATAGGATTGTAAAAGCACTTTCTGATTCGTCCGTGTGTAAGAAATCAAAAGAAAGTGATAAAAATGAGAAGAAACAAACATTTCTGAAAAAATGTGAATCAAAATCAAACGAGGTAAttgattctattttaaatgaaacAATTTTGAAATCAAAATCAGAATCCCAAATTAGAAATTATGCCgaattattagataatttttctGATAGCAAAATGCAcgaaaatgaagaaaaaggaCAAGGGAAAAGATATGAGGATCATAGATCTTCTCTATTAGAAGCAGCTCATTTAAAAGACGAAAGAACAAAGGATGTCTATAACATTGATGATGACCAAATTACGAAAATTGTTGATATGCTTgaagaatcagaagcatcaagtaaaattaatgaaaatagtGAAATAAAACCAAAATCAACGACAGATGTAAATACCGAATGTgaagaagtaaaaaattctcatgttttattaaatgctcCTCCAATAAAGCGAAAATCTTATCCATTTTTAACTCCGTCTGAAATTGTATACAATTCAAGATATCCATCATCGATTCCAATTGTTTCATCAGGCACGTCAggacaaattttaaatgttctgtcgagaaaagaaataaaaacttcgGAACCAATGGGTTCTGTCAACCAGGAAGAACAATCTGAAACATCGGCGTGCAACGAACAAGAATCGAGGAGTTCGAATGAAATAAATCGATTGAATCGCACAAGCCTGCAAAGCAGTACACAAATAAACGAGACTAATTCTCAAATCGAAAAGAAGATGCCtttcgaagaaaataaagtttgCACCACGATCGAGAAACCTAAAGTATTGCAAAGTAATACGGATTTAAAATCGGATCAACCTCCTTCGTTAGGACGAACATCATCCTTAAGAGAAAAGTTTGAGACGATCGTAGAGGACGTGGAATTGAGAACGCTGCCGGGACGGCGCCCGCAAATAAGTGATACTTGCGACC ctAATCAAAAAGTAATACAACAACCGCCTGCGAGGCCGGCCAGCACACCAACGGAGACTCAGCAATCCGTATTGACGAGCGTGCAACAAGAGATTGCTGCTCGCAGAAAAGCAAACATCTCGCGTCAAGATTCGAGGCTTTCTGTCAAGTGTTTGATTGAGAGTATTGAAAATGCAACGAAACAGGCGAAAGCTG GACCTGGAAGTCGTAGCAGCTCTACATCGTCTTTAAATTCGATAGGAACAGATATTATGTCTTTAAAGACTCCCCTCAGAGATCAACAgcaaattaacaatttaatctGCACAGCAAATTCGACGAATAACAATAAAACACAATCTACAATCACAAAGAAACCTGTGTCAg AAACAAAATCAACGCCTGTGGTTTTGAGTCCCGGTGAATTGTTGGATTCAGCCGCTTTAAATGCAAAGGCAATTGATTTCGTGCGTCGGAACAGCGTTACTGATTTATCAGAGCGCAAAGATCCTCTGTGCGGTTTAGTCAAGAACGGTGGATCCAGACGTAACGCCTTGCTCAAGTGGTgtcaaaataaaacaataggCTACCGAAATATCGATATAACTAACTTCAGCAGTTCCTGGAATGACGGCCTAGCATTGTGCGCGATTCTGCATTCTTATCTACCGCGAAAGATACCGTACGATACGTTGACGCCAGTTGAGAAGCGGAGGAATTTTTCGATCGCTTTTTCTGCCGCTGAAAGCGTTGGCATACCAACTACTTTg AACATTGGTGAAATGTGTCAACTTGAACGACCTGATTGGCAACAAGTCATGACGTACGTGACCAGCATTTACAAACACTTCGAAACGTAA